Proteins from a genomic interval of Cottoperca gobio chromosome 8, fCotGob3.1, whole genome shotgun sequence:
- the atf7ip2 gene encoding activating transcription factor 7-interacting protein 1 codes for MNKSGELFKMMKTTKMALVKMQVDNKALKAAIADLSEELPPPVLSPYGSPESKEFLGVIKREPEDKEQSNTVEQSTSCEEPKAWRLKVESLSRGDSSSPKHTDSEQDTVLYPPLPSTTSPSTLNMEAASYNIPQILKVHLALIRNPAGLSVLWNVDEKDPLAPPMDSYGIFMSMEKVKGSGIFPHWSNLGEVRAVPLPMCVMISKYKPGHKVCVAVIAKDKFGRYGPYSKVVTAAIPE; via the exons ATGAACAAGAGCGGAGAGCTCTTCAAAATGATG AAAACCACAAAAATGGCACTAGTGAAGATGCAAGTCGATAATAAAG CTTTGAAGGCTGCCATAGCAGATTTAAGTGAGGAGCTGCCTCCCCCGGTTCTCAGCCCGTATGGTTCTCCTGAGTCTAAG GAATTTCTCGGGGTTATAAAGAGAGAGCCAGAAGATAAGGAGCAAAGTAACACTGTTGAACAGTCCACGTCGTGTGAGGAACCAAAGGCTTGGAGGCTGAAAGTAGAAAGTCTCTCTCGTGGTGATAGTAGCAGTCCCAAGCACACAGACTCAGAGCAG GACACAGTCTTgtatcctcctcttccctccaccACTTCCCCTTCCACCCTCAACATGGAGGCGGCCTCATACAACATCCCCCAGATACTAAAGGTACATTTGGCTCTCATCAGGAACCCCGCTGGCCTCTCCGTGCTCTGGAACGTGGATGAGAAAGACCCCTTGGCGCCGCCCATGGATAGTTATGG CATCTTCATGTCGATGGAGAAGGTTAAGGGTAGTGGCATCTTCCCACATTGGAGTAACCTTGGTGAGGTGAGGGCCGTCCCACTGCCCATGTGTGTGATGATCAGCAAGTACAAGCCCGGGCACAAGGTATGTGTTGCTGTGATAGCCAAAGACAAGTTTGGAAGGTACGGACCTTACAGTAAAGTTGTAACCGCAGCTATACCCGAGTAG